The following proteins come from a genomic window of Rhodohalobacter sp. 614A:
- a CDS encoding FecR family protein, which produces MSQENQIPENDRKLAQKIGSLLEENRSVLSADNYLIDQIVDHKRTLYSTYQNELSESKEKSWREISSFIQTEGKHKAHVKSEQSISSLFTDKSTLLKVAAVLLVSAFLTIFLLQSGDNQPEILTQSHSEQVTYTLNDGSSIQLRPSSTLYLMNETDTESQYKLEGEAFFQVTPNQDRRFLVEAGTAVVEVTGTSFNVREWGDETIVYLQEGSVQFSNGSKQVTLESGEMAAANDQSITEPVKAEPEQFLSWQQNQIIFDNRTAASIIKELEYHYSIEINIPGHIKNEVLGGSLSLENRSVSLENLGIVLGGNFSSIGDNTYQFVE; this is translated from the coding sequence ATGTCTCAAGAAAATCAAATACCGGAAAATGATCGTAAATTAGCTCAAAAGATCGGCTCTCTCCTTGAGGAAAACAGGTCCGTATTATCTGCCGACAACTACCTGATTGATCAAATTGTCGATCATAAAAGAACTCTCTATTCAACCTATCAGAATGAACTCTCTGAGAGCAAGGAAAAAAGCTGGAGAGAAATATCTTCATTTATTCAAACAGAGGGAAAGCATAAGGCTCACGTGAAAAGTGAGCAAAGTATATCTTCGCTCTTTACTGACAAATCAACACTTTTAAAAGTAGCCGCCGTACTTCTGGTTTCTGCTTTCTTGACGATATTCTTGCTTCAATCCGGAGATAATCAGCCGGAAATTTTAACACAGTCTCATTCAGAACAGGTTACATATACTCTTAACGACGGCAGCAGCATTCAACTTCGCCCGAGTTCTACACTTTATTTGATGAACGAAACGGACACAGAAAGCCAATATAAGCTTGAAGGCGAAGCCTTTTTCCAAGTAACCCCAAATCAGGATCGGCGATTTTTAGTTGAGGCTGGAACCGCAGTCGTTGAAGTAACGGGCACATCATTCAATGTTAGAGAATGGGGAGATGAAACCATCGTGTACCTGCAAGAAGGATCCGTACAATTCTCAAACGGATCAAAACAGGTTACCCTCGAATCCGGAGAAATGGCTGCTGCGAATGATCAATCCATTACTGAACCTGTAAAAGCTGAACCTGAACAATTTCTTTCGTGGCAGCAAAATCAAATTATTTTTGACAACAGAACAGCCGCGTCTATTATCAAAGAACTTGAATACCATTATTCTATTGAGATCAACATCCCCGGGCATATCAAAAACGAGGTCTTAGGCGGATCATTATCCCTCGAAAACCGTTCTGTAAGCCTCGAAAATTTAGGAATTGTTTTAGGCGGAAATTTTTCTTCAATTGGGGACAACACGTATCAATTTGTTGAATAA
- a CDS encoding TolB family protein: MLKTFVFVALKTENLLLKISEIKKMTINQELNPESMKTPHLFQFITILLFLLIGWIGCNDNSGPDLGNGSIEIITITHGENAAGYEVRIEGEEQMHVDANDTLQSGSLNNGTYKVELLELPEECSVVGLNPVTVKIEDAPKESVTFEINCGDALNKTGTLEIISSTSLINSQEIYSVFINSEQYEIGANDTLLFENIAPDTYQIELGDLPSNCTVRGNNPQEIPVTTEFTVDLSFDVFCQTIFNYKFVYQNAKSYHFKSLRFLLADGTTEIVSPEYEYIHQITPSPDYSTIAFTASKKNEDIINLYIIDKDGTNLTQITHSPEDPEIISFSWSPDSNKISFSNSGDLYVINIDGSGLNQLTDNKTIHSGGTDWSPDGMNIVFSGYKKNDTSLADIYVIDSDGSDIINLTNSENDYYSSPLWSPDGSKIIFSSRSGNLFVFDTTTSQIINITKEQDGSNNYPDWAPDGSKIVYVKYISKTKEESMRIYTMNVDGSDVTVLTNTKPGILNQRPKWSPDGKYIIFNRFDYFDKYEPENHLFIMKVDGTQKNNMGAEGCCAKWIPLD, from the coding sequence ATGTTAAAAACTTTCGTATTTGTTGCTTTAAAAACAGAAAATCTCTTACTTAAAATAAGTGAGATAAAGAAAATGACTATTAATCAGGAACTCAACCCGGAGTCTATGAAAACTCCTCATTTATTTCAGTTCATAACTATTCTTTTATTTTTGCTAATCGGATGGATTGGGTGTAATGACAACTCCGGCCCTGATTTGGGTAACGGAAGTATCGAAATCATCACAATCACTCATGGAGAAAATGCCGCCGGGTATGAAGTCAGGATCGAAGGAGAAGAACAAATGCATGTGGACGCCAACGACACCCTTCAATCAGGAAGTCTGAATAATGGAACTTACAAAGTCGAACTGCTTGAATTACCGGAAGAATGTTCGGTAGTAGGTTTAAACCCGGTAACGGTAAAAATTGAAGACGCTCCTAAAGAAAGTGTAACTTTTGAAATAAATTGTGGAGATGCTTTAAATAAGACTGGAACTCTTGAAATCATAAGCAGCACATCACTCATCAATTCCCAGGAAATCTACTCTGTTTTTATTAATAGTGAACAGTATGAAATCGGCGCCAACGACACGTTACTCTTTGAAAATATTGCCCCCGATACCTATCAAATCGAATTGGGCGATCTTCCTTCAAATTGTACTGTCAGAGGAAATAACCCACAGGAAATTCCAGTAACAACCGAATTCACTGTGGACTTATCATTTGATGTTTTCTGCCAAACCATTTTTAATTATAAATTTGTATACCAGAATGCAAAATCTTATCATTTCAAATCTCTCCGGTTTTTACTTGCTGATGGAACAACAGAAATAGTATCTCCTGAATATGAATATATTCATCAGATTACACCTTCACCTGACTATTCCACAATTGCGTTCACTGCATCAAAAAAAAATGAAGATATAATTAATCTATACATAATAGATAAGGATGGTACGAATTTAACACAAATCACTCATTCTCCAGAAGATCCAGAGATTATTAGTTTCTCTTGGTCACCAGATAGTAATAAAATCTCCTTCTCTAATTCGGGAGACTTATATGTCATCAATATTGATGGATCTGGTTTAAATCAACTTACTGATAATAAAACAATCCATTCAGGTGGAACAGATTGGTCTCCGGATGGAATGAATATTGTATTTAGTGGTTATAAAAAAAACGATACCAGTTTAGCTGACATTTATGTCATTGATTCTGATGGTTCAGATATTATCAATCTTACAAATTCAGAAAATGATTATTATTCAAGTCCTTTGTGGTCGCCAGATGGATCTAAAATTATCTTTAGTAGTAGGTCAGGTAATTTATTTGTTTTCGACACAACAACTTCTCAAATCATTAATATTACTAAAGAGCAGGATGGTAGTAATAATTATCCAGACTGGGCACCCGATGGATCTAAAATTGTATATGTTAAATACATTTCAAAAACCAAGGAAGAAAGTATGAGAATATATACAATGAATGTTGATGGCTCTGATGTAACTGTTTTAACAAATACAAAACCCGGCATTCTTAATCAGCGGCCGAAATGGTCACCCGATGGAAAATATATAATTTTTAATCGTTTTGATTATTTCGATAAATATGAACCTGAAAATCATCTGTTTATAATGAAAGTAGATGGAACTCAGAAAAATAATATGGGAGCTGAAGGATGCTGTGCAAAGTGGATACCATTAGATTAA
- a CDS encoding TonB-dependent receptor, translating into MTILPRLARSLICFVLILFAFSATTFSQDFNFENEPLVEIFNQIQEETEYSFLYRESLISGLNLTFSTNKETLIADLTENLLSVDLIVRVDSVGQQLLVLPTQTPQTKTADILISGQVVDAKTGERLPFSTLSWREEGIFKGTVASQAGQFQFKIGANQPFITLYASFVGYEKSSVTLDLNTTNQITDLTIRLQPQSVTGTEIIVIGNNYYSPQDSSLTGLIKTDRFSPLGDGNAVRALQVLPSVAPTTAMNEGLHIRGSTPDGFHLELDGITIFNQSHLFGLLDSFNEDAVINSGFFYNVAPAHINAPIGGKLSLTTRTGSLNEINAMGSVSNSSVRATVDGPFKKGKSSWLISGRTSYMNQVDWFNNNKLIHWGLDINRPKTSMSTNPNINTELVTPLDSDVNYFDLHGKFYHEQTDGSRNMASVYFGGDRTSHLANRLTRNNSLEERFRNVEVETENRWNNFAFSGQHQRSLSTSVYSNTTLAVSAYETYFSKDDFLYTNTTQIGESTQTTVFTYPLTNRSTMNRGQFDQTFDIFTNNFNLKAGFTGIYHRGEYQENSFERSRFYTHVSSFQGDLFLQTDFSPIEFLDLQTGVRSHYYSAGNYFKISPRLMADFFASERISFSLGYSKNYQFINRIGFSNAVTADVWILSGEEQPPSSVDQFTAGLYLKPFRGLYLQVEGYLKSYGNLRSHELNAQSLTNTFNDSPWFFQNSGDGKGIEFLARTRNRFFTLTQTYTLSSIELQNEFLNEGEPFYAPWDRRHTSTTNLGIELLSGVQLFASYIVASGSVTGTFDFATGEVNRLAPYHRLDVSALFTRNFGENNLSAKVSVFNVLDEQNPWYREYQPVIVTRNTVPAIRSEIVTVYDLGIQPSFEIKIDF; encoded by the coding sequence ATGACAATTCTGCCCAGGCTAGCACGAAGTCTAATTTGCTTTGTTCTGATTCTGTTTGCTTTTTCTGCGACTACTTTTTCCCAGGATTTTAACTTCGAAAATGAACCCCTTGTTGAAATCTTTAACCAGATACAGGAAGAAACAGAATACAGTTTTCTCTACAGAGAGTCGTTAATTTCCGGGTTGAACCTGACTTTTTCTACCAACAAAGAAACATTAATTGCCGATTTAACTGAAAATCTGCTTTCTGTGGATTTGATAGTCAGGGTGGATTCTGTCGGTCAACAGCTATTAGTGCTGCCTACCCAAACCCCACAAACCAAGACGGCTGACATCCTCATTTCCGGCCAGGTAGTTGATGCTAAAACCGGTGAACGCCTTCCATTTAGCACACTTTCATGGAGAGAAGAGGGAATATTCAAAGGAACCGTTGCATCCCAGGCCGGACAGTTTCAATTTAAAATCGGGGCCAATCAACCTTTCATCACTCTTTACGCATCCTTTGTCGGATACGAAAAATCGAGTGTTACTCTTGACCTCAACACAACCAATCAAATTACAGATCTTACGATCCGGCTCCAGCCACAGTCCGTTACGGGAACCGAAATTATTGTAATCGGAAATAATTACTATTCTCCCCAGGATTCATCCCTCACAGGTTTGATAAAAACCGACCGGTTTAGTCCGCTGGGAGATGGAAATGCGGTACGGGCACTCCAGGTTCTTCCATCCGTAGCTCCCACAACTGCCATGAATGAAGGACTACATATTCGGGGCAGTACTCCTGACGGCTTTCACCTGGAATTGGACGGCATTACCATTTTTAACCAAAGCCACCTTTTTGGCCTGTTAGACAGTTTTAATGAAGATGCCGTTATAAACAGCGGCTTTTTCTATAATGTAGCACCCGCACACATCAATGCACCCATTGGCGGAAAACTTTCTCTGACCACCCGCACCGGCTCGCTCAATGAAATCAATGCAATGGGAAGCGTTAGCAATTCGAGTGTCCGCGCTACTGTCGACGGCCCTTTCAAAAAAGGTAAAAGCAGCTGGCTGATTTCCGGACGTACATCTTACATGAACCAGGTGGATTGGTTTAATAACAATAAGCTGATCCACTGGGGACTCGATATCAACCGGCCTAAAACCAGCATGAGTACCAATCCAAATATCAATACCGAGCTTGTTACCCCCCTGGATTCCGATGTAAACTATTTTGATCTGCACGGTAAATTTTACCATGAACAAACAGATGGAAGCCGTAATATGGCAAGCGTTTACTTTGGCGGAGACCGAACCAGCCATTTAGCCAACCGGCTGACAAGAAACAATTCACTTGAAGAACGCTTCCGGAATGTTGAGGTAGAAACTGAAAATCGCTGGAATAATTTTGCTTTTTCAGGCCAGCATCAACGTTCATTGTCAACTTCCGTTTACAGTAACACAACTCTGGCAGTGAGTGCTTACGAAACCTATTTCAGTAAAGATGACTTTCTTTATACGAATACAACTCAAATCGGAGAGTCAACTCAGACAACGGTCTTTACCTATCCTTTGACGAACAGGAGCACAATGAACCGTGGTCAGTTTGATCAAACTTTTGACATTTTCACCAATAACTTCAACTTGAAAGCAGGTTTTACAGGAATTTATCACAGGGGAGAATACCAGGAAAACTCGTTCGAACGCTCTCGATTCTATACGCACGTATCATCATTTCAGGGAGATCTTTTTCTTCAAACGGATTTTTCTCCTATAGAATTTTTAGATCTTCAAACCGGTGTTCGCAGCCATTACTATTCAGCCGGAAACTACTTTAAAATATCTCCCCGTTTGATGGCTGATTTTTTTGCAAGTGAACGTATTTCATTCTCTCTTGGATATAGTAAAAATTATCAGTTTATCAACAGAATTGGATTCAGCAATGCCGTTACGGCCGATGTCTGGATTTTGTCGGGCGAAGAACAACCTCCATCATCTGTTGACCAGTTTACTGCCGGATTATATCTGAAGCCATTTCGAGGACTTTATTTGCAGGTTGAAGGATATCTGAAAAGTTATGGAAACCTGAGATCACACGAGCTGAATGCGCAGTCCCTTACAAATACGTTCAACGATTCACCATGGTTTTTCCAAAATAGCGGGGACGGGAAAGGAATAGAATTTCTTGCCAGAACGCGAAACCGATTTTTCACACTTACCCAAACCTATACTCTTTCGTCCATCGAGCTACAGAACGAATTCCTCAACGAGGGAGAACCGTTTTACGCTCCGTGGGATCGCCGCCATACAAGCACCACCAACCTGGGGATTGAACTGCTGTCAGGTGTGCAGTTATTTGCTTCGTACATTGTGGCAAGTGGTTCTGTAACCGGAACGTTTGATTTTGCAACGGGTGAGGTTAACCGTCTTGCCCCCTATCACCGGCTGGATGTATCCGCACTTTTTACAAGGAATTTCGGGGAGAATAATCTCTCAGCCAAAGTTTCGGTCTTCAATGTTTTGGATGAACAAAATCCGTGGTACAGGGAATATCAGCCGGTAATTGTGACAAGAAATACCGTTCCTGCAATCCGTTCAGAAATTGTAACGGTTTACGATCTTGGAATTCAGCCTTCGTTTGAAATCAAAATAGATTTTTAA
- a CDS encoding DUF1801 domain-containing protein, producing the protein MAENKTQPTDQSVKSFIEALDDQQKIADSYSLVKLMKEVTGCDPKMWGPSIIGFDQYYYKYESGREGNMLKAGFSPRKREFSIYIMSGFKRQEELLQKLGKHRTGKACLYVKKLDDIDMDILREMVEESVKYVDEKYG; encoded by the coding sequence ATGGCTGAAAATAAAACTCAACCAACCGACCAATCTGTAAAATCTTTTATTGAGGCTTTAGATGATCAACAAAAAATAGCCGATTCCTATTCCCTTGTAAAGCTGATGAAAGAAGTAACCGGCTGCGACCCCAAAATGTGGGGACCGAGCATCATCGGATTCGATCAATATTACTATAAATACGAGAGCGGCCGCGAAGGCAATATGCTAAAAGCAGGATTCTCTCCACGAAAACGCGAGTTTTCTATTTACATTATGTCCGGGTTTAAACGCCAGGAAGAACTTCTCCAAAAACTTGGCAAACACCGAACCGGCAAAGCGTGCCTCTATGTAAAAAAACTGGATGATATTGATATGGATATCTTGAGAGAGATGGTGGAAGAATCTGTGAAGTATGTGGATGAGAAATATGGCTAA
- a CDS encoding M24 family metallopeptidase — protein sequence MKKAFFLLFAISFLMQNPSLSQIRNDIQPDILSMRDRAAVMDQWTEYRLDNLIPELMRREGIDMWVLVAREYNEDPVLLTMLPATWQSSRRTTILVFFDDGESVERLAVARYNIGFFETQWDPEEEPDQWKRFGEVVAERNPEKIGVNISENFALADGISHTDFLDVKNSLSPELQDRIVSAENLSIGWLETRTGKEMVVYPQINRIAHYIVAEGLSEKVITPGVTTTQDVQWWYREKIRDLNLTTWFHPSVSVQRSENERHTGNFADYFVDDTDVIMPGDLIHIDFGIEYLGLSTDTQRNAYVLRPGETDAPEGLKEALAIGNRLQDILTAEFKSGRKGNEILASSLEKAEAEDINATIYTHPIGHHGHAAGPTIGLWDQQDGVSGNGDYPLYPNTAHSIELNAEVHIPEWDRTVRIMLEEDAFFNGDGVRYIDGRMQELYLIPRQK from the coding sequence ATGAAAAAAGCTTTTTTCCTGTTGTTCGCGATCTCTTTTTTGATGCAAAATCCGTCTTTAAGCCAAATCAGGAACGATATTCAACCCGATATTCTCTCAATGCGAGACCGGGCAGCAGTGATGGATCAGTGGACGGAATACCGCCTCGACAATCTGATTCCAGAGTTAATGAGGCGTGAAGGTATTGATATGTGGGTACTTGTTGCGCGTGAATACAACGAAGATCCGGTTCTTTTGACGATGCTTCCGGCCACGTGGCAATCATCCCGGCGCACGACTATTTTGGTTTTTTTTGATGATGGAGAATCGGTAGAGAGACTTGCAGTTGCGAGATATAATATTGGTTTTTTTGAAACACAATGGGACCCGGAAGAAGAACCGGATCAATGGAAACGTTTTGGTGAGGTAGTGGCAGAGCGAAATCCTGAAAAGATTGGGGTAAACATATCAGAGAATTTTGCTTTAGCAGACGGAATCAGCCATACGGATTTTCTGGATGTGAAAAACAGTTTGAGTCCGGAGTTGCAGGATCGCATTGTTTCTGCCGAAAATTTATCAATCGGCTGGCTGGAGACCCGAACCGGGAAGGAGATGGTGGTCTATCCGCAAATCAACAGAATTGCACATTACATTGTGGCGGAGGGATTGTCAGAAAAAGTGATTACACCAGGCGTTACAACTACGCAGGATGTACAATGGTGGTATCGCGAGAAGATTCGGGATTTGAATTTAACGACCTGGTTTCATCCGTCTGTTTCTGTACAGCGAAGTGAGAACGAAAGGCATACGGGTAATTTTGCTGATTACTTTGTGGATGATACGGATGTCATTATGCCGGGAGATTTGATCCACATCGATTTCGGAATTGAGTATTTGGGGCTTTCTACCGATACACAACGAAATGCTTATGTTCTTCGCCCGGGAGAAACCGATGCTCCTGAAGGTCTTAAAGAAGCTTTAGCAATAGGTAACCGGCTGCAGGATATTTTAACGGCTGAATTTAAATCCGGAAGAAAAGGAAATGAGATTTTAGCTTCATCCCTTGAAAAAGCGGAGGCGGAAGACATTAACGCTACGATTTATACGCATCCCATTGGCCATCATGGTCACGCTGCCGGACCTACAATTGGTTTGTGGGATCAGCAGGACGGCGTATCCGGTAATGGTGATTATCCGCTCTACCCGAATACGGCCCACTCAATTGAATTAAACGCTGAAGTTCATATTCCTGAGTGGGATCGAACTGTTCGAATCATGCTTGAAGAAGATGCTTTTTTCAACGGAGACGGTGTTCGTTACATTGACGGACGGATGCAAGAGCTGTATTTAATTCCCAGACAGAAATAA
- the recQ gene encoding DNA helicase RecQ: MIDKAREILRQTFGYEEFRPLQADIIQNVLQKRDSLVIMPTGGGKSICYQIPSMIFDGLTVVISPLISLMKDQVEQLEEFGVPALYLNSSLTPEQYQQNIAKLRRGEAKLLYLAPETLMMDSTRRLLTEFTVDCFTIDEAHCISEWGHDFRPDYRQLAEVRKDFPNAVCLALTATATPRVRDDIQQILEMKDSARFVASFDRKNLLLKVVDKDNPLDQILDFLYTRPDQSGIIYCFSRRQVDELYADLKANDRSVRPYHAGLSEMARSRNQEAFIRDDVDIIVATIAFGMGINKPDVRFVIHHDMPQNIESYYQQIGRAGRDGIQADCLLLYSYSDKQKIQYFINQKEGQEKEVAKKHLYSIIDFMEYDGCRRIPLMEYFGEEYEKENCGMCDYCLKQMGDKQDFTEQAQKFLSCIARTDQRYGAYHIADVLRGSKAKKVLESGHDQLSTYGIGMEWSKNQWIQLSRMLVRKGHLKKDPEHGSLLLTDEAKAVLKGNEQVRGILDRTQTTSPEEAMPRTDNEVENKYDEHLFEELRKLRKEMADEQEIPPYVIFPDTTLMEMSYYYPQDEDSLMGIYGVGSMKLKKYGDDFLDIIKKYCEENNVEERSKVLRKKVKKTQSKQKYELVGEEYNEGKSIEHLAEQFGVKEVTILSNLKKFIDDGHKIDPSGLLAASSLSERKIDEVNEAMEKVGPEILKPVYEELNKSVDYNELRILQLAHIARNRD; the protein is encoded by the coding sequence ATGATAGATAAAGCACGAGAAATCCTGCGGCAAACTTTTGGTTACGAAGAGTTCAGACCGTTGCAGGCAGACATTATTCAGAACGTATTACAAAAGAGAGATTCATTGGTCATAATGCCAACGGGGGGTGGAAAATCAATTTGTTACCAGATTCCTTCTATGATTTTTGACGGGTTAACGGTCGTTATTTCTCCGTTGATTTCCCTAATGAAAGACCAGGTAGAACAGCTTGAAGAGTTTGGAGTTCCGGCGCTCTATTTGAACAGTTCTCTAACGCCTGAGCAGTATCAGCAAAACATAGCGAAACTCCGGAGAGGCGAGGCCAAACTCTTGTATCTCGCACCGGAAACTCTGATGATGGACTCTACCCGGCGATTGTTAACAGAATTTACAGTCGACTGTTTTACGATTGATGAAGCCCATTGTATTTCTGAATGGGGACACGATTTTCGCCCCGATTACCGCCAGCTTGCTGAGGTTCGTAAAGATTTCCCAAATGCTGTTTGTTTAGCGCTGACGGCTACGGCTACGCCACGGGTTCGTGATGATATTCAGCAGATTCTTGAGATGAAAGATTCGGCTCGATTCGTGGCCAGTTTTGATCGAAAAAATCTGCTCTTGAAAGTGGTGGATAAAGATAATCCGCTCGATCAAATTCTGGATTTTCTTTATACAAGACCCGATCAATCCGGGATTATTTACTGTTTTTCCAGAAGACAGGTAGATGAACTCTATGCCGATTTGAAAGCAAATGATCGTTCCGTTCGGCCTTACCACGCAGGGCTTTCAGAAATGGCCCGATCCCGAAATCAGGAAGCGTTTATTCGCGATGATGTGGATATTATTGTAGCAACCATTGCATTTGGAATGGGAATCAACAAGCCGGATGTGCGTTTTGTAATTCATCACGACATGCCGCAGAATATTGAATCGTATTACCAGCAAATCGGGCGGGCGGGCCGCGATGGGATCCAGGCAGATTGTCTGCTTCTGTACAGTTATTCAGACAAACAGAAGATTCAGTATTTCATCAACCAAAAAGAAGGACAGGAGAAGGAGGTTGCCAAAAAGCATCTCTATTCAATCATCGATTTTATGGAATATGACGGTTGCCGCCGGATTCCGTTGATGGAATATTTTGGTGAGGAGTACGAAAAAGAGAACTGCGGAATGTGTGACTACTGCCTGAAACAGATGGGAGACAAGCAGGATTTTACCGAGCAGGCTCAAAAGTTTTTGAGTTGTATTGCACGGACTGATCAGCGATACGGAGCGTACCATATTGCCGATGTACTGCGCGGGTCGAAGGCAAAGAAAGTACTGGAAAGTGGTCATGACCAACTTTCTACATATGGGATTGGAATGGAATGGAGTAAGAATCAATGGATTCAACTGTCGCGCATGCTGGTTCGAAAGGGGCATCTGAAGAAAGATCCTGAACACGGAAGTTTGCTTTTGACGGATGAAGCGAAGGCTGTCTTAAAAGGTAATGAGCAGGTAAGGGGTATTCTTGACCGGACTCAAACTACTTCCCCTGAAGAAGCGATGCCGCGAACAGACAACGAGGTTGAGAACAAGTATGATGAACACCTGTTTGAGGAACTTCGCAAGCTTCGGAAAGAGATGGCTGACGAGCAGGAGATTCCGCCATACGTCATTTTCCCGGATACAACGTTGATGGAAATGTCGTATTACTATCCGCAGGATGAGGACAGCCTGATGGGGATTTATGGTGTCGGTTCCATGAAACTGAAGAAATACGGGGATGATTTTCTCGACATCATCAAAAAGTATTGCGAGGAAAATAATGTAGAAGAGCGATCAAAAGTACTTCGCAAAAAAGTGAAGAAAACCCAGTCGAAGCAAAAATATGAGCTGGTGGGAGAGGAGTACAACGAAGGAAAGTCCATCGAACACCTGGCCGAACAGTTTGGCGTGAAGGAAGTGACGATTCTTAGCAACCTTAAAAAGTTCATAGATGACGGGCACAAGATCGATCCCTCCGGATTGCTGGCGGCTTCATCCCTTTCTGAACGGAAAATTGACGAGGTGAACGAGGCAATGGAAAAAGTTGGCCCCGAAATTCTCAAACCGGTCTATGAAGAATTGAATAAATCTGTGGATTACAATGAATTGCGAATTTTACAATTGGCACACATTGCAAGGAATAGGGATTAA
- a CDS encoding uracil-DNA glycosylase, with product MIDEFISSLKYNPEGLFNPWYHRDEEHDEITEAPEIRRNQLKTYLSERIGKAKYLFIAEALGYQGGHFTGIAMTSERILLGHQEPKYGVRPEHVFRNVAPRRTSCPTVIENGMSEPTATIMWGALIELGINPYEIVLWNAVPWHPYKPEKGLLSNRTPTTDELESGLKHLESFMNLFSDVKMVAVGRKCELSLSQLGVDHIPVRHPANGGAPKFRQQVKNLF from the coding sequence ATGATTGATGAATTTATAAGCTCTTTGAAATATAACCCGGAAGGTCTGTTTAACCCGTGGTACCACAGGGATGAAGAGCATGATGAAATTACCGAAGCTCCCGAAATTCGCCGAAATCAGCTTAAAACATACCTTAGTGAGCGAATCGGAAAGGCGAAGTATCTGTTTATTGCCGAAGCTTTAGGATACCAGGGCGGACATTTCACCGGAATTGCTATGACTTCCGAACGGATTTTGCTGGGGCACCAGGAACCGAAGTATGGAGTGCGGCCCGAACACGTCTTCAGAAATGTTGCTCCGCGCCGGACCAGTTGCCCAACCGTAATAGAAAATGGAATGAGCGAACCCACGGCTACCATCATGTGGGGAGCGTTGATTGAACTTGGCATTAATCCCTATGAAATTGTTTTGTGGAACGCCGTGCCGTGGCATCCCTACAAACCGGAAAAAGGTTTGCTAAGCAATCGAACGCCTACAACAGACGAACTTGAATCGGGATTAAAGCACCTGGAATCTTTTATGAATCTGTTCAGTGATGTGAAAATGGTAGCGGTAGGGCGGAAATGCGAATTGAGTTTATCACAACTTGGGGTAGATCATATTCCGGTACGGCATCCGGCCAATGGCGGAGCCCCAAAATTCAGGCAGCAGGTTAAAAATCTATTTTGA